One window of Triticum dicoccoides isolate Atlit2015 ecotype Zavitan chromosome 5A, WEW_v2.0, whole genome shotgun sequence genomic DNA carries:
- the LOC119303916 gene encoding protein HLB1-like: MPDMEESTQPKPADPELPNGAGDPDESEPPSPAAAEAPAAAPAAEAAEEVAGVDEVLVRSEPPKGAGTNADGWRPYTMGELLGEAAAAGRSDFATDGNGAGSATPERSSQDSLQLSSHHDVAMDLINSVTGVDEEGRSRQRILTFAAKRYISAIERNPEDPDAYYNWALVLQESADNVDPNSDSSKDSLLEEACKKYAEATRLCPTLYDAYYNWAIAIADRAKMRGRTKEAEELWQQAIRNYDKAVQLSWNSPQALNNWGLGLQELSAIVPAKDKQTIIKTAISKFRSAIQLQFDFHRAIYNLGTVLYGLAEDTSRSGGADTSPNDLYSQSAIYVAAAHALKPNYSVYRSALRLVRSMLPLPYLKVGYLTAPPADDPIAPHKHWERSQFILNHMELQQVNDSESAPVKANALVEKAKRFIKVDVADIVSVSTCSDLTLPPGAGLCINTTHGPVFLVADTWESLDGWLDAIRLVYTIFARGKTDVLAGIITG; encoded by the exons ATGCCGGACATGGAGGAGTCCACGCAGCCCAAGCCCGCCGACCCGGAGCTCCCCAACGGCGCCGGGGACCCGGACGAGTCGGAGCCGCCGTCGCCCGCTGCCGCGGAGGCGCCTGCCGCCGCACCGGCGGCAGAGGCTGCAGAGGAGGTGGCGGGTGTGGACGAGGTCCTGGTGAGATCGGAGCCGCCCAAGGGCGCGGGGACGAACGCGGACGGCTGGCGCCCCTACACCATGGGGGAGTTGCTcggggaggccgccgccgccgggaGATCCGACTTCGCCACCGACGGGAATGGGGCCGGATCCGCCACCCCCGAGCGCTCCAG CCAGGACAGCCTGCAACTCTCATCCCATCATGATGTTGCCATGGACTTGATAAATAGTGTCACTGGGGTTGATGAGGAAGGTCGCTCTCGCCAACGTATTCTTACCTTTGCAGCCAAAAG ATATATTAGCGCCATTGAAAGAAATCCAGAAGACCCTGATGCATATTATAACTGGGCCCTAGTTCTCCAG GAAAGTGCTGACAACGTGGATCCTAATTCTGATTCTTCGAAAGATTCATTGCTTGAGGAGGCTTGCAAGAAGTATGCTGAAGCTACACGACTTTGTCCAACACTGTATGAT GCATATTACAACTGGGCTATTGCTATAGCTGACCGGGCCAAAATGCGTGGGCGTACCAAAGAGGCTGAAGAACTCTGGCAGCAG GCTATAAGGAACTACGACAAGGCCGTCCAGTTAAGTTGGAACAGCCCCCAG GCTCTCAACAACTGGGGCCTTGGACTGCAG GAATTGAGTGCGATTGTTCCTGCTAAAGACAAGCAAACAATCATAAAAACAGCTATAAGTAAG TTTCGTTCTGCCATCCAGTTGCAGTTTGACTTCCACCGGGCTATTTACAACCTTGGAACTGTCCTG TATGGCTTGGCAGAGGATACCTCGAGGTCTGGAGGGGCCGATACCTCTcctaatgatctgtatagtcagtcTGCTATTTACGTTGCAGCTGCTCATGCATTGAAGCCAAATTATTCG GTTTATCGCAGTGCTCTACGGTTGGTCCGCTCAATG CTACCGTTGCCATATTTGAAAGTGGGATATTTGACTGCTCCTCCGGCAGACGACCCCATTGCACCACACAAACATTGGGAGAGGTCACAGTTCATCTTAAACCACATGGAACTCCAGCAG GTCAATGATTCCGAAAGCGCACCTGTCAAAGCAAACGCGCTCGTGGAGAAAGCCAAAAGGTTTATCAAGGTAGACGTCGCGGACATAGTTTCAGTGTCCACGTGCTCCGATCTGACCCTGCCCCCTGGCGCCGGCCTTTGTATAAACACAACTCATGGGCCCGTGTTCTTG GTTGCTGATACCTGGGAGTCTCTCGATGGCTGGCTAGATGCGATACGTCTGGTGTACACCATATTTGCAAGAGGGAAGACCGATGTCCTGGCGGGCATCATCACCGGCTGA